ATTTATATATATGTAACCAGACAGGGTTTTTGTTTCTCCGTTCGGTAATTCATAATCTAGAATATAGAAATATGTACCTACTGGTAATTTACTGTCCATGTCAACGGTTACCCTACCTTCAGATGTTCCATCAAAGACGTTACCTTCGGTATCGTACGCTTTAGTCATATATACCGCTACACCCCATCTGTTATAGATTTTCAATGTATTATTCGGGTAATTCTGTAAACCGTCTATTCTAAGAACATCATGAATGCCATCACCGTTAGGTGTAATAACGTTGAAAACTTCAATTTCTTCTTCTAGCTGACCTAAATCTGAATCTAAGTAATTTGGTATACCATCATCATCAGAATCATCATCAACGTAATCTCCGTTAAGGTTGATATCTTCATCACGAGTTTCTATACCATCATCGTCATCATCTGTATCTCTATAATCAGATTCTTCGTCACTATCAGTGTTTGGAAGTTGAGCGTAAGGATCATCAATTTCATCATTTACATCTGTATCAACAGCAATTGCACCTTCATAACCATCATCAAGTCCATCATCATCTTTATCAGACCCTATTCTTACTACATCTGCAATACCATCGTGATTGTGGTCATGAGCTTCAATAGCATCTAGCACATTATCATTATCACTATCCTCATCTAAATAATCAGGTAGGTTATCTCCGTCTGTATCCACAGGGAACAATCCAGTTAAACCATTAGCTTCATACGCATCATCTAACCCGTTGGTATTCAAGTCGATCCCAGAAGGCAGAATGTAATCTGCCGTTGCCTGAGCTTCAACATTATCTGGTATACCATCGCCATCTGCATCGATATCTAAATAATCTGGGAAGCCGTCACCATCAGAATCTGTTGGGTCAGTAGATGGGTCATTATCGCCATCTAAATTTAAGTCTTCAAAACTATCAACGATACCATCATCATCACTATCCATATCAACACCTAAAGGATTAATAAGAATTGTTATGGTAGATGTGCTACAATTACCAACTGCATCACAAACTGTATAATCAAAAGCATCTGTGCCTAAGTAATTATTGTTAGGGAAGTATGTTGGAATATCATCGGATGGATCATTTGGTGTACCATTATCATCAACAGTTACCGAGCCATTGGTTGGTTGCGTTACGCTAAACGTACCATCTGTAGGTAAATCATTATCATTTACTTGCCATGTATCAATAGCTGTAATTGCATTGATATCTATAGCAATAGAATCATCGTTAGTATCTAATATTGGTAATACTTCTATGGTTACGGTTGCCGTACTACAATCTCCATAAGCATTACAAATTGTATAGTCAAAAGTATCTGTACCATTGAAATCTACATCTGGAGTATAGGTTACTATATCATCCATAGGATTGTTTGGTGTACCACCATCATCAATAGTTACTGAACCATTTGCTGGATCTGTGGTTGTCAAAGCACCTACATCCGGTAAATCGGCATCATTACCATAAATATCTATAATTACTGGTACTTCTTCGTCTGTAGTTACAAAATCATCCTCTAAATCTGCA
Above is a window of Maribacter aquivivus DNA encoding:
- a CDS encoding T9SS type B sorting domain-containing protein, with translation MKKTHIYKTIFLSIVTTILGVLVSNAQFLLQAPTDSDQNNFRWYEASDTATVLGTDSFYEVTQPGIYFATYDGTLCGSNATGYFIVTDCNNPDNEVTMDITSNVPSTASVSWSPPLTGDQLSPMVIATDAVVRYTALVTKAGNTFSLPNFTVVCLPEAADLEDDFVTTDEEVPVIIDIYGNDADLPDVGALTTTDPANGSVTIDDGGTPNNPMDDIVTYTPDVDFNGTDTFDYTICNAYGDCSTATVTIEVLPILDTNDDSIAIDINAITAIDTWQVNDNDLPTDGTFSVTQPTNGSVTVDDNGTPNDPSDDIPTYFPNNNYLGTDAFDYTVCDAVGNCSTSTITILINPLGVDMDSDDDGIVDSFEDLNLDGDNDPSTDPTDSDGDGFPDYLDIDADGDGIPDNVEAQATADYILPSGIDLNTNGLDDAYEANGLTGLFPVDTDGDNLPDYLDEDSDNDNVLDAIEAHDHNHDGIADVVRIGSDKDDDGLDDGYEGAIAVDTDVNDEIDDPYAQLPNTDSDEESDYRDTDDDDDGIETRDEDINLNGDYVDDDSDDDGIPNYLDSDLGQLEEEIEVFNVITPNGDGIHDVLRIDGLQNYPNNTLKIYNRWGVAVYMTKAYDTEGNVFDGTSEGRVTVDMDSKLPVGTYFYILDYELPNGETKTLSGYIYINR